From a region of the Balaenoptera musculus isolate JJ_BM4_2016_0621 chromosome 15, mBalMus1.pri.v3, whole genome shotgun sequence genome:
- the LOC118882033 gene encoding neuroendocrine secretory protein 55-like: MDRRSRAQQGRRARHSYNDLCPPLGRRAATALLWLSCSIALLRALATSSARAQQRAAAQRRSFLNAHHRSAAQVFPEPPESDHEHEEADRELSLPECLEYEEEFDYESETETESEIESETDLETEPETAPATEPETEPEDERGPVVPKRRTFDQSLTERLNALRLQSPDASPSRAQPSTRESESPRQGEEPEPEDKDPRDPEESEQPEEEEKQRRRRCKPKKPTRRDPSPESPSKRGPIPIRRH; the protein is encoded by the coding sequence ATGGATCGCAGGTCCCGAGCTCAGCAAGGGCGCCGAGCTCGCCACAGTTACAACGATCTGTGCCCACCCCTAGGCCGCCGGGCAGCCACCGCACTCCTCTGGCTCTCCTGCTCCATCGCGCTCCTTCGTGCCCTTGCCACCTCCAGCGCCCGCGCCCAGCAGCGCGCGGCTGCCCAGCGCCGGAGCTTCCTTAACGCCCACCACCGCTCCGCCGCCCAGGTATTCCCCGAGCCCCCCGAATCCGACCACGAGCACGAGGAGGCAGACCGCGAGCTCTCCCTCCCCGAGTGCCTGGAGTACGAGGAAGAGTTCGACTACGAATCCGAGACCGAGACCGAGTCTGAAATCGAGTCGGAGACCGACCTCGAGACCGAGCCTGAGACCGCCCCCGCCACTGAGCCTGAGACCGAGCCCGAGGACGAGCGCGGCCCCGTGGTGCCCAAGCGCCGCACCTTCGACCAGTCTCTCACTGAGCGTCTCAACGCCCTGAGGTTGCAGAGCCCCGACGCCTCCCCGAGTCGCGCGCAGCCCAGCACTCGGGAGTCTGAGAGCCCCAGACAAGGGGAGGAGCCCGAGCCCGAGGACAAGGATCCGAGGGACCCCGAGGAGTCCGAGcagccagaggaggaggagaagcagcgGCGGCGCCGCTGCAAGCCGAAGAAGCCCACCCGCCGCGACCCATCTCCGGAGTCTCCTTCCAAAAGGGGACCCATCCCCATCCGGCGTCACTAA